Part of the Sulfolobales archaeon genome, AGCTCTACCTCCGAGAGCTTTACTACTTCTCCTTTTGGCTCTCCGCTATATTGTAGATATCTGCTGAGATCCCCCTCGCCTATTATATATAGATAGTCGCCTCTAACCTCCCCCACGATCTTCATTCCATTATAGATAGCTGTTGCTAGCTTCAATGTCTACCTATCACCTTCCCTCCTTCAATTGTATAGCCTGCTGTATAGTAGTATCCGCCTAATATGCTTAGAGGTTCTATTAGATCTACCTCGTCATTATCTCCATAGCCTATCTCAACCTCACCTCTTCCCCTCCACGCCCTTCCCAGTCTATAGTTGCTCCTTATTATCTCAAGAACCTCAGATAGCTCCTGCTGACCTTTATATGTGGCTGGGAAATGCCTATATGTGAGTGTAGGGCCGAAGCCCCTAAGAGGGATCTCGGTTGTCTCCTCCTCAAGCTCCACTACAATAGTTAAGAGACGTCTTCCTAGTCTGCTACAGTACCCCCCAAGCCTGGTTCCTCTCGAGATCTCACCTAGCACAGGGTTTAAGGGGTTAATCTTGCTCATAACAATTTCAGCGATCTTTTTTGGATATCCATTAAGCCACCCTCTTATAAGAGCCCAATCCTTATCAACCCACATGAAGGGGAAATAAGAATATGGCCTTCCTTCATAGTAAACCTTTAACGCGA contains:
- a CDS encoding acetoacetate decarboxylase family protein; the protein is MGAYTHVITESGRSSIVPEGPYHYGVEYIAVHLKVNSDKAQKLLPKFLRASDEAWIYVADFVTVHGKNIEWIYRVPDMTQYKEAAIALKVYYEGRPYSYFPFMWVDKDWALIRGWLNGYPKKIAEIVMSKINPLNPVLGEISRGTRLGGYCSRLGRRLLTIVVELEEETTEIPLRGFGPTLTYRHFPATYKGQQELSEVLEIIRSNYRLGRAWRGRGEVEIGYGDNDEVDLIEPLSILGGYYYTAGYTIEGGKVIGRH